The DNA segment AGACAATAGCTAGAAACGGCTAAAACAGCAGTAGAACGAGCGATAGAGATGGATAAAGCGATCGCCATAACTTGGATAAACCAGCAACTAAAAGCCTTGGAGGTCAACCGATCATGATTGCTCAACCTGAGACTAAGCGTTACACCATTGATGAGTATTTAGAACTGGAAATCGCTTCAGAAATACGCAACGAATATTGTGATGGAGAAATTATTCCTATGACTGGTGGGACACCCAACCACAACGATATTGCTGGAAATTTGTATATTTTGCTGAAATCTGCCCTAAAAAGCAAAAACTACCGGATTTTCTATGTCGATCAGCGACTCTGGATTCCCGATGCAAATCTCTATACTTACCCTGATGTAATGGTTTTGCCCAAACCCTTAGAACTTCAAACCGGATGCAAAGATACTGTGCTAAACCCTTGCTTTATTGCTGAAGTCTTGTCTAAGTCCACCCAAAACTATGACCGTGGTGAGAAATTTGTTGCCTATCGTCAAATTCCTATCTTCCAAGAATATCTGCTGATTGATCAATACCGGATACACGTTGAGCATCATATTAAAACAGCCCCTAATCAGTGGCTATTTTCAGAATACGACGACCCCACTGTCACCCTTTCTTTAAGCACCTTTGAGTTGCAAATTCAAATTGCCGAACTTTACGAAAATATCGATTTTTCCAACGTTTGAGTGAAATTGCTAAAACAGGAGATAGAAACTGATGAAGCAACAGCCACAACTTGGATAAAATAGCCACTTGACTATAGGTGCTACTGAACCAGAAAATTTTTTCTCTTTTATTTTTCCAAACACTGCATATCACCCAAAACCTCAACGTGTAACTCAGCAAGGAGTTCAAAAGCTAACGCCGAACTCCCTTACACACTGTGATTCCCTGTCTTGGGTTATCAGTTGAATTTGCAAAATTACAGGAGAAATAACAATGCCTACATATACTGGTGATAATAACAAAAATATTTTCACAGCACCTAATGACGGTCTAGCCTGGACAATCTCCGGCATGGGAGGAGATGACATCCTAACTGGTGGAAGTCAAAATGACACGATTGAAGGTGGCGAAGGTAAAGATACCATCAATGGTGGCGCTGGTTTTGATATCCTCAAAGGCGGTGATGGTGATGACACCTTGATTGATACTGAGGGTAATATCGATGGCGGTGCAGGTACTGATACTCTCCGGGCAGACTACAGCAAGTATGACAATGGTGCTGGTGTTCATGTCGGTTATTTAGGACAAGCTCAGATTTTCAGTCGCCAAACTGGTACTGGCATACTTGGTTACAGCAATATTGAAAAGTTTGAGATTACCGGGACAAAATACGCAGATATTCTTCAAGGCGGCGTTGGCAATGACGTTCTCAAAGGTGGAGCCGGCAATGATGAACTGAGTGGTGGTGCTGGTAATGACACCCTTGATGGTGGCACTGGTTTTGATATCCTCAAAGGTGGTGATGGTGATGATACCTTGATTGATACTGAGGGTAATATCGATGGCGGTGCAGGTACTGATACTCTCCGGGCAGACTACAGCAGGTATGACAATGGTGCTGGTGTTCACGTCGGTTATTTAGGACAAGCTCAAATTTTCAGTCGCTTGACTGGTACTGGCATACTTGGTTACAGCAATATTGAAAAGTTTGAGATTACTGGGACAAATTACGCAGATATCCTCCAAGGCGGTAGTGGCAATGACATCCTCAAAGGTGGAGCCGGCAATGATGAACTGAGTGGTAAAGGTGGTAACGATACTCTTGATGGTGGCTTTGGCTATGACACCGTTGTTTATGACGGTAATTATGCAGATTATGGTATCTCTTTCCTGAGCAATGGTGATTTGCAAGTCATTGACAAGAACCTCACCAATGGAAATGACGGTACTGACACCATCAGGGGTGTAGAAGTCATCAACTTTAGACAAGGCGGAAGTTATGGAGTGGTCACAGGTACTACAGGTAATGATGTATTGACCGCATCAAATATGTGGTCATTCGTCTTCGGTGGTGGCGGTAACGACATTATTACTGGTGGGACTGGCAACGATACCTTGGATGGTAGTACTGGCAATGATACGTTGATTGGTGGCGCTGGCAATGATACGTTGATTGGTGGTGCTGGTGTTGATACTGCCGTTTATGCGGGAAATTATGCAGATTATGGTATCTCTTTCCTGAGCAATGGTGATTTGCAAGTCATTGACAAGAACCTCACCAATGGAAATGACGGTACTGACATCCTCAAGGGTGTAGAAGTCATCAACTTTACACAAGGCGGAAGTTATGGAGTGGTCACAGGTACTACTGGTAATAATGTATTGACCGCATCAAATATGTGGTCATTTGTCTTCGGTGGTAATGGTAACGACACTATTACTGGCGGCACTGGCAATGATACTTTAGTCGGAGGGCTTGGTGCTGATACCCTCACAGGTGGACTTGGGGCTGATAAATTTGTCTTTAACTCTCTTTCTGAAGGAATTGATGTGATCAAAGACTTTTCTTGGCAACAAGGAGATAAGATTCAAATTCTCGGCTCTAGTTTTGGTGCAACTTCCACTAGTCAGTTCAGCTTTGACCAGAATACAGGTGGTTTATTCTTTAACGCCCAGCAATTTGCCACTCTTGAGAACAAACCTGCTGGTTTCTTGACAAATGCTGACATCCAAATTGTTTAGAACTTTTTACCCGACTTGAGATCCCCTCTTTAGATCCCCGACTTCTTTGAGAATTCGGGGATCTATAAACAAAATGAAGAATTTGGTTTTTTAAGTGCCAAAATTATAAGATAGTTATAGTGACTGGGGATACAGAAAATTTATTTATAGTCCTGTCTACTGTATATTCCAGGGTAGCTGAGTACAGCTTAATATATCGCAAAATATATGGCTCAAATCGTATCAAAGTCTTACATATTAAGTTATTTGTAGCGAGTACAAAAATTCTGAACCCCTCGTCTAAAAATACTAGTCCCCTGCACACAAAATACTAGTACCTATATCCCAAGAGAATTTTTAAGTTTATTGCAATTCTGGTTTGTAGCGGTTGAGTACAAGCTTAATTAATCCAATAAATCCAATCGGCATTTAATGTACTGTCTGCTTTGGAGCAATCTGATATAAGCAGAAAAATAACACACGGCTCTTTTAACCAGATAGTACTGATGCAACAGTCCTTAGACGGTATCGAGAATCCACCTGATTCGACACATACATCCTTGGTGAAAAATCTACTCTCTGGCATTTTTCTAGAGCCATTGTTGAGTGATTTTCAGATTATTTTTGAACGCGACCCGGCGGCGCGTAATTGGTTGGAGGTAATATTCTGTTACCCCGGACTGCACGCGATTTGTTTGCACCGTTTTGCTCATTGGTTACACCGCCGTGGGGTGGTTTTCTTCCCACGTTTAATTTCTCACTTGGCTAGGTTTCTCACAGGAATTGAGATTCACCCAGGTGCAGTGATTGGTAAAGGTGTGTTTATCGACCACGGGATGGGCGTTGTCATTGGTGAAACGGCGATTGTGGGAGATTATGCCCTAATTTATCAAGGGGTGACTCTGGGCGGTACTGGGAAGGAAAGTGGTAAGCGTCATCCCACCGTCGGGAATCATGTGGTTGTGGGTTCGGGGGCGAAGGTTTTGGGGAATATTCAAATTGGCGATCGCGCGCGGATTGGCGCAGGTTCGGTTGTGTTGCGTGATGTTCCCCATGATTGCACAGTTGTGGGCATTCCTGGGCGGATTATCACCCACAAGCCTAAGACTGATCTCTCTCCTCTGGAACACGGAAAGTTACCTGATGTGGAAGCAGATGTGATTCGTTCTTTGCTGACACGCATCGAACAACTGGAACAAAAACTGCAAACCCTGACAAATCAGGCAAAGGAACCAGAACTGTTGACGAAAGATAAGTAATTATGTTACCACCTTGTAGTTCTCAAGTGTTGCAGATACCATTGTGCGATCGCTGGCAGATTTATCACCGATTGCAAGAGTTGATGATACCCTGTTCCTGTCATGCCGATGGTTCGTTACGGGTGCAAATAAATAGTTGGCTGACTGCAATTTTAGTCCGCAGTACTGTGATGCAATTTCTAGCTCCTCGTCAAGAATTAATAGACTGGCTAGAGCGTTGCTGGCATTGCAACCATGATTAGCAAAAGTCATATATTTTTTCATCTATTCTAAAATATTTAATCAATCGAGTCTCAGGACTAAATTATGATGCAACGATGATTTTTACGAATACACATCAAATAATTGTCCTGAAACCATTGATTATGGAAAAATACAGTTCACCAAAAACTACAGCTTTATGATTTCCAAAATTTCCTTCATTAGCTATTTGAATATATGATGATCACCACTGACAGCAAAGATATAGAATTACTCAATTTTTTATATAATGAACTTGAGCTATCTGAGAAGGATATGGCTTTGGCATTGAAGCACCGGGAGTTTGATAATGGGCCTCTACCAATGCTCCTCTGGCAATATGGGTTAGTAAACTTAGAGCAGTTAGAGCAAATTCTAGATTGGTTATATAACGAAATTTAGATATATTTTTTCTGGAAAGTAATATATTTATCAACCTTAAATAGTATTTAATAGTATTTATTTATAAATATAAAGTGGCAGAAAGATTTTTCCAAGATTCAGGAAATATTGTAGATTTTCTGCATACTTGCTAACAACTAGGGTGAGCATTCATTAATTATGAAGATTCGCGTACTTTTTCCAAATTTATTCTTAAATGATACATGAATTTAGTTCTCTGTCATACAGATATATTGTTATTGTTTAGCTAATATTTAGAAATCATGAAGATGAATTATTAAAGACGAGAGTTTATAGCATTTACCATTCTTCCTGCAAGGTGAAAAACAGGGATTTATCACTACTAGTGATTGCAGAAAAACAAACTCTCAACCTAAAAAGAATATTAAGAAAATTCCTAAGAGGGACGCTTGAGATGAATAAAGTTCTCATTAATGACACTACATTACGTGATGGCGAACAAGCCGCAGGTGTGGTTTTTACCTTAGAAGAGAAAGTGGCGATCGCTAAATTTCTCGATACCATCGGCGTACCCGAATTAGAAGTGGGGATTCCGGCGATGGGTGAGGAAGAAATGCGGGCGATCTGCGCCATTTCTAACTTAGGTTTAAAAGCTAACCTTCTGGCGTGGAACCGCGCTGTGATCTCAGATATCAAAGCTTCTGTTGCTTGCGGGATGGAGCGAGTGCATATTGCGATCCCCGTTTCGGGGATTCAAATCGCCGCAAAATTCCACGGACAATGGCGGGTAAGTCTGCAAAGACTCAAAGATTGTATCAGCTTCGCAGTTGATCAAGGTCTTTGGGTAGCAGTAGGTGGGGAAGATTCCTCTAGGGCTGATGAAAACTTCCTCTTGGATGTAGCATTATACGCCCAAGAATGGGGTGCATCCCGATTTCGTTTCTGTGACACAGTAGGAGTCCTTGATCCTTTCACCACTTACGGGAAAGTTAAGCTACTTGTCTCAGCTTTAACAATTCCTGTAGAAGTCCATACCCACAATGATTTTGGTATGGCGACAGCTAACGCCCTAGCAGGAATTAAAGCTGGAGCCTCATCTGTCAATACTACCGTGATTGGGTTGGGTGAAAGAGCAGGTAACGCCGCCTTAGAAGAAGTCGTCATGGCTATCAAACGCATCTATGGCGTTGATATGGGGATTGACACACCCCGTTTGTTGGAGTTGTCCCAACTGGTAGCAGCAGCCTCCGGTGCTAATGTCCCACCTTGGAAGGCGATCGTTGGTGAAAATACCTTTGCTCACGAATCAGGTATTCATGCACATGGTGTACTGCAAAATCCTGATACCTATGAACCATTCGCACCTGAAGAGGTCGGTTGGGAACGCCGCTTAGTTGTAGGTAAACATTCTGGCAGACATTCAGTCTCCAACTTGCTAGAACAGCATGGTATTTTTTTGAACCCAGAAGAAACCCAGTCTGTTTTAGATGCAGTGCGCCAACAGTCAATTAAGAAAAAACGCAGTTTGACTACAGAAGAACTGTTGAACTTGGTCAAAGAACAGAGGTATTCTCATGCAGCGCGATGAAAACGAGTTAGAGTCAGAACCCGTTTATGAGATTGGCGAAAAAGTCCGGCTTCGTAAACAAATTAAAAATGATGGCACATTTCCAGGCAGAGACCTTGGGGAAATCTTAGCGAAAAAAGGAGAAATTGGTTACGTATCTAGTATAGGTACTTTCTTACAACGTTCCTATATTTATGCCGTGCATTTCTTGGAAAAAGGAATCATTGTTGGTTGTCGAGAAAAAGAACTAGAATCTGCCGAGGAAAACCATGAAAGTGATGTTAAGAGTGAATGATGCCGGTAACTTAACGGTCTACGTTCCTAAAAAAGATTTAGAAGAAGTAGTAGTCAAACAAACAGATGGTGCTGGAGGTAAAATTCTGACTCTAGCTAATGGTTGGGAATTAGAATTTCGGGAAATACCAGATGTAGCTAATTTACCCAAAACATTAGAAGCTAAAAAACTGGAATAAATAATTCGTGATTTTTTCAGCCACATGAAAATCTAGATTCCCGACTTTTCAAAAAAGTCGGGAATCTATAGCTCAACCCTGCTCGCAATTCTATTTTGAGTAACTAAAAATGGGTGACAAGTTTTTGACGTTATCAGAGTTTAATCTTGAGGGTAATTTTCTGGGTTTTGTAGGTAAGAAGCCGAGAAAAGTCAAATATTTAAGTTTGGCGATTCCCTCTGGTGATGTGTTAGTTAAACTACCGAAAAAATTACGCGGTTGTTTGAGTTCATCCTTGGAAATAGGTGAACCAATTAATATTTATGGAACCTGTAAGTTAAATAGATATACAGGCATAATTAAACTGAAAGCTTATCAAGTAATACCATTCACTTCTAACCCAGAGCAAAATTTACCAGCACCACCACCAGCTAAAATTATGGTGTGCCAAAAATCTGGTTGTGTGAAACGCGGTGGTGATGGGTTATTGTCGGAATTAGAAAAAACTTTGTGCGATCGCGGTTTACTCGACAAGGTGACAATAGAACACACTGGTTGTCAAAAACGCTGTAGCAGCGCCCCTAACTGTGTTCTCATGTTGGGTAAGAAAAAATACAAGAAAATTCATCCAGAGGCGATCGCTTCTCTGTTAGAAAATTATTTAACTGGTGATCATCTCTGTCACGCAGAGGATTAGTAGTCTACAACTGTTAACTATTGACCGTTGACTACAAGCCTACCAATTCTCGTGATTCAAAATCAGTGAGTTGTTGGGCAATTTTCAATCTGGCTTCTAGTTTAGCTACACTAAATTGGTTACGCAGATATTCTAAATGAGCGATCGCATTGGCTTTCTCTCCAGTTAGCTGCATCAGTGTGTCCATCGCCTTTTGATATTCCTGATTCACCAGGAGGACTTCAAAACGACGCGCCCGGCGTTGAGCATCATTTTTTAAATCCATCTCAAAGGCGGCGACACGATCTGCGTTACCTTCAAAGCGGTTAATTTGTTGCTGTACAGCCATTAACTGTGAGTCTACTTCATTCACTCTTTGGGCGGCTTGAGCGATCGCCGATGGATAATGATTTAATTGCATCATCAAAATAATCTTCCTCAAAAAATACTTTTCCCTAGATCCCCGACTTATTTCAGAAGTCGGGGATCTGTGCGCTGTCCTGTCCTAAGCCGCTTCTCTCATGGGTGCTGAAATATTCACCTCTGTAAAGGGTAGCGAGAGTTGTTCAGCTTGAGGTACCGCAGCTTCTTCTAAAACCTGAATTTCAATATTTACACTCACCAAATAACTACCTGTATCAGCACCAACTGCTTCGGCGATTAACTTGGCAAATTCTGGACGTTTCGCAGTCAGTGGATCACGTAAAATGCAACGATCCCATTCGTGCTTGGCAGTTGGATTTAAGTTAAGAATGTAGTGCTTGATCATATTACACTGCACTAGGCTTTTGGACGCTACATACCCATTATAGTACTATTGTACTATAATGGCAAATTTCAGGGTTGGTGATTGGTAATTGATAGACAATTCTGCTTTATTCCCCATTCCCCATTACCTAGCCTTACCATTCTCCTGAGGATGGGGTAGCTGATTTTCGTTCACCCAGATGGCTTGTTGAGGTACAGGGATAAAAATGCCGGCTTTGTCGAAGGCGATTTTGATCCGGCGGCGGTATTCTCTGGCTACATCCCATTGCTTGAGGGGTTGTGTTTTAATCCAGACACGAATAATTAAACCGCGATCGCCAAAGTTATCGATCCCTAATACTTGCGGTGTTTCAATAATTTGTCTTTGCCAGAGGGGGTCTTGATCCATTTTTACGGCTACATCATTAATCAACTTTAAAGCTTGGTCAATATCTGCCTGATAGTCTACAGGAATGGTTAAATCGGCTCTTGACCAGCGACTAGAGAGATTGGCGACAATTTTAATTTCACTGTTGGGAATTGTAATTAAGCGTCCTTCAGAGTCGCGTACTTGAGTCATTCGCAGATTGAGATTTTCTACTAAGCCGCCAACATTGCCGACATTAATCACGTCACCCAAAGCGTACTGGTCTTCTAGAATAATCAAAAAGCCATTAATCGCATCTTTAATTAAGTTCTGGGAAGCTAGGGACACAGCCACACCGACTAAACTTGCACCAGCTAGCAAAGGAACAATATCTATACCCAAGGCTACCAGCGCCAGCAAAATCCCAACTCCCACACAGACGATAGTGGCAATACTTTTAGTCACACCGGAAAATGTAGAAACACGCAGTTGCATACGTTCTGAGGCTTCAGGCGTTAGTAAAGCACCACTGCTGATGAGAGTGGTAGTAAAGCGGTCAATTAGCGCATAGGTCAAACGAATGGCTACATAAGTTCCCGCACAGACCACAGCTAATCGTAAAGGAATTTGGGCTGCTGTGAAAATAGCTACTTGAAAGGTGCGGGTGTAGGGAAATAAACCCAAGATAATCAAATTTCCACTTCCCCAAATTCCCACCTGGGTGAACTGAAACAGCCTTCTTTTGACTTCTTGCAAATGTCGATGTTGCTGTTGATTTAACTGGGTTGTAATCTGTTTGGCGGCTGGTGGCGCGGAAACGTTAGATTGTAAACCATTCCTCAAAGAACGGCGTTGCCACTGTGTTGTACCCCAACTGGCGATAATCATCGCCAAGGCGATCGCTCCTGCAATTTTCGCTTGGTCAATAATAAATTGAGTTTGTCGTTCTCGTCTGGCTCGTTGTAAGTCTTGCTTTAACGACTCTTTAATACTTTCGGCTAATGTGAACGGATCTCCCTCTCCCAAATTAGCATCCTGGGAAGTAATGGTCATTAAGTAGCGATTATTGACATAAATTACTGGTAATCCGTTGAGTGTGCGGACTTGGATATCTGCTTCTGTGGCAGATGAGCGCACATAATTTTGAGTGATTTCTTGCAAATTCTGCTCAATATTGTCTCTACGTTCTGCAAGATTGCTTTTGGTTGCTGCTATCTGAAATAAACGGCGACCATCCAAATACACCCAGTCGGATACAACTCTACTATCTGACTCGTTGCTGATACTACTTGGTAGTTGTGGGAAAAATGGTATCTGGGCTGTAGCTTTTGGCACAGAGACAACGGTGATAGCCATTGACCCGGCGATCGCCAAAATGTGAAATAGCACTCCAATACCTCCTTTAATTTGTAATTTTGAGCCGTTTCCTTAGCCATCCTCCACAATGAGCGTTAGTACTTGTACCTATCTTAAAGTTGAGTTTCTGCTTTTTAGCGCCATAGAAAGGGGGATTTTTTTGTTATTTTTCTATCTTAAGATAGATGACAAATGAGTTCATCTACTCATAGGGGTAGTTAAATAAAGCATTGATAATACTTTTACCAAAAATAAAGTTAAAAGGGAAAAGCTGGACATAGCGTTGACATTAAGCCTGGTAAACGTCAAGCTAGTCCAGAGAACCATTGACTAGGTTTTTGGTAATTACCCCCAAAAATTATTAGTCGTGGAATAATTGAATAAAGTGCGTAAAGTATCTACGTAGCTTTTTTTACTTTTTGAGGAACTTTTGATGACCGCAACTTCTCCCCGATTAAAGCACGAGGTTAAAGACCTCGCCCTCGCTCCCTTGGGAAGACAGCGTATTGAATGGGCTGGACGGGAAATGCCGGTATTGCGGCAAATCCGCGATCGCTTTGCCCAAGAAAAACCCTTTGCTGGACTTCGCCTTGTGGCTTGCGCCCACATCACCACAGAAACAGCACATTTGGCGATCGCCTTAAAAGCTGGTGGTGCAGACGCTGTATTGATTGCTAGTAACCCCTTATCAACTCAAGATGACGTAGCTGCTAGCCTCGTCTTAGACCACGAAATCCCCGTATTTGCTCAAAAAGGCGAAGATAACGCCACCTACAATCGCCACGTCCAAATAGCTTTAGATCACCGTCCCAATATCATCATTGATGATGGTAGTGACGTAGTGGCAACTTTGGTACAAGAACGCCAACATCAAATTGCTGATTTGATTGGTACCACTGAAGAAACTACTACCGGTATTGTCCGTTTACGCGCCATGTTTAAAGATGGCGTTCTCACCTTCCCCGCAGTCAACGTTAACGACGCAGACACCAAGCATTTCTTTGATAACCGCTACGGTACTGGTCAATCTACCTTAGACGGGATTATCCGCGCTACAAATATTTTGTTAGCTGGTAAGAACGTCGTCGTTGTCGGTTACGGCTGGTGTGGTAAGGGTACAGCCCTGCGCGCCCGTGGCATGGGTGCAAACGTCATCGTTACCGAAATCGACCCCATCAAAGCCATTGAAGCTGTTATGGATGGTTTCCGCGTCCTGCCAATGGCGGAGGCTGCGCCCCAAGGTGATATCTTTATCACTGTGACTGGTAACAAGCACGTTGTTCGGGGTGAACACTTCGATGTGATGAAAGACGGTGCGATCGTTTGTAACTCTGGTCACTTTGATTTGGAACTTGATTTAAAATACTTGGCTGCTAACGCCAAAGAAATCAAGGAAGTCCGTCCTTTCACCGAAGAATATAAATTGACAAACGGTAAATCCGTCGTCGTTCTAGGACAAGGACGTTTGATAAACCTAGCTGCGGCTGAAGGACACCCAAGCGCAGTTATGGATATGAGTTTTGCTAACCAAGCTTTAGCTTGTGAATACCTGGTGAAGAATAAGGGTAAGTTAGCTCCTGGGTTACACTCAATTCCTGTTGAGGTTGATCAAGAAATTGCTCGCTTGAAGTTGCAAGCAATGGGTATTTACATCGATAGTTTGACTCCTGAGCAAATTGAGTACATTAATTCTTGGACTAGTGGAACTTGATGTTAGTTAATTAAGTGATTTTTTGGGATAAGCAAAACTGCTTATCCCTTTTTTTATTCCTTTTCTGTTAGAGACCATGTTCGCAACGCTAACGCGTAGCTTGCTTCCCCGTAGGGGTAAGGGTTCTGCACAGGAGTACAAAATTAAAAATCAAGACAGGTCAAGAGTTTGGGGCTGTATATTTGTCGCATTCTTTTTTCAAATTGGTATCAATACAGTCCAGTGAAGCCTAAAAATATTACTGCTGTAGGTTGGATTGACGCAAGAAAACCCAACATCATCAATACTTTGTTGGGTTGCGCTATGCTTAACCAAACCTACCTTTTCCTTAACTGAATCCCTTAGGTTTGATCCTATCTTTCAGATATATGAATTTTTAGATTAATAGTTTCTTGCAAACTGCCTAAGTAAGTTAGCAACCCATAGATAAAAGTTACAATTCCTGTCATTTCCAGCAATTCCTCAATCACTATGCCAATTATGGTTATTGTCCCAAGCCGACCAAAATATTCTCTTAAAAGCCCTCCTACCATTTCCATACCCAAGGTTCCGCTTATATAAAAAGTTGCGGCAAGGAGAAATAAATATTGAGTCTTCTTGGGTAAATTGAGGAAAAACTTAAAATATTTAAATATAAAAAATATAACGGCAGGTATTCCAAATATAACCCAGGTTTGAAAAAATATTGGGCTGAAATTGAATGCTTCTCGTAGTGATGGGATAATTAATATTTCGTGGAAGCTGAATGCTTCATCTAGACTGAGAAAGAGAAATATTAAAGATAGATTTTTCCAATAAATAGAATACTTATCTATCTTTTTAATGGTAGCAATTACCGCTAACAATCCCGAAGAAAATAATAACATGAATGATGAATACCAAGCAGGAATATTTAACTCTTCATCGAGGCTAAAGAGTTTGTAAAACCATTTTGAGCTTGGAAATGGGAAATTGGAAACTAGAAAATAAGCACTAAGAGTGCCAGTTAGGGCAAGACATAAAATGATAATAATTAAACGTTGAGTAATCTGTTTAGCAGAGAAATCAATTGTTAAATCGACATCACGAGAAGATAGCTGTGGCATATAAATCTTTTAGCGATATTCTGAAAATTTACTAAAAATTTACACCAGAATAATTTTCTTAAATGAGGAATACTAACTCTATAAAGCAGCCTTCATTCTATTTTTCAGACTTGCTTTATTAAATTAAGATTCGTTGTAGTGATGCGATCGCATCGGATAATATGGCGTAAATACAGCCATGATCCCAAGGACAATTATTTACGCCGATTTACCAAAATTTCTGGAGCCTAACTCGCAGCCAGCTTACCCCAACTCACATAAGGTAACTTAGCAGCTGTTACCCGCACTTGCTCGGTGTTCGCTACCAACTGACCGCAAGCATCCCAAGCCCCAGTAATAAAGGTGCTTCTGGTTCCTTCACCAATGGAGATTGGCGCAATGAAATCACCAACTTGTACTTGCAGAGTTTCTAAGTTGATGCTGACATTAGCTTGAGGATTAGCGGCTACTAACTCTTGCAGTTGTTTAACGATCGCCTCATCAGCCGTTACACAAGGCACACCAATGGCTACGCAATTACCGAAGAAGATTTCTGCAAAGCTTTCACCAATAACGGCTTGAATCCCCCATTTAGAGAGGGCTTGCGGTGCGTGTTCCCGTGAGGAACCGCAGCCAAAGTTGCGGTTAACTATAAGGATATTCGCGTCTTGATACTGCGGTTGGTCAAAAGGATGCGCCCCTTTCAAGGCTGTGCGGTCATCAATAAACGCACCTTCACGTAACCCATCAAAGGTAATGGCTTTGAGATAACGAGCCGGAATAATGCGATCGGTATCAATATCATTACCCACTAAAGGTATGGCACGCCCTGTAACTTCTCTAACTTCACTGACCATGATTGTGATTTTTAACTAAGGGACTTCCAGATAAAAAAATAACGCCGTGTGCAACTTTCTCTCAAACCTAACCCCCAACCCCTTCCCTGCGAGGGAAGGGGAGCAAGATTCAAAGCCTCTCTCCGCTTCGGGGAGAGGTTTGGAGAGGGGTTTCAAAAATAAGTTGCACATCGCGTAAAATATTCAAAATGTAGGGTGCGTCAGTATGGACAATTTCTGAGTATAGTTAGGTTCTATGGCACTGACGCACCCTAAGAAACTAAATAATTGCCTTTAAGT comes from the Nostoc sp. PCC 7120 = FACHB-418 genome and includes:
- the leuD gene encoding 3-isopropylmalate dehydratase small subunit, with product MVSEVREVTGRAIPLVGNDIDTDRIIPARYLKAITFDGLREGAFIDDRTALKGAHPFDQPQYQDANILIVNRNFGCGSSREHAPQALSKWGIQAVIGESFAEIFFGNCVAIGVPCVTADEAIVKQLQELVAANPQANVSINLETLQVQVGDFIAPISIGEGTRSTFITGAWDACGQLVANTEQVRVTAAKLPYVSWGKLAAS
- a CDS encoding mechanosensitive ion channel family protein, whose translation is MLFHILAIAGSMAITVVSVPKATAQIPFFPQLPSSISNESDSRVVSDWVYLDGRRLFQIAATKSNLAERRDNIEQNLQEITQNYVRSSATEADIQVRTLNGLPVIYVNNRYLMTITSQDANLGEGDPFTLAESIKESLKQDLQRARRERQTQFIIDQAKIAGAIALAMIIASWGTTQWQRRSLRNGLQSNVSAPPAAKQITTQLNQQQHRHLQEVKRRLFQFTQVGIWGSGNLIILGLFPYTRTFQVAIFTAAQIPLRLAVVCAGTYVAIRLTYALIDRFTTTLISSGALLTPEASERMQLRVSTFSGVTKSIATIVCVGVGILLALVALGIDIVPLLAGASLVGVAVSLASQNLIKDAINGFLIILEDQYALGDVINVGNVGGLVENLNLRMTQVRDSEGRLITIPNSEIKIVANLSSRWSRADLTIPVDYQADIDQALKLINDVAVKMDQDPLWQRQIIETPQVLGIDNFGDRGLIIRVWIKTQPLKQWDVAREYRRRIKIAFDKAGIFIPVPQQAIWVNENQLPHPQENGKAR
- the ahcY gene encoding adenosylhomocysteinase; amino-acid sequence: MTATSPRLKHEVKDLALAPLGRQRIEWAGREMPVLRQIRDRFAQEKPFAGLRLVACAHITTETAHLAIALKAGGADAVLIASNPLSTQDDVAASLVLDHEIPVFAQKGEDNATYNRHVQIALDHRPNIIIDDGSDVVATLVQERQHQIADLIGTTEETTTGIVRLRAMFKDGVLTFPAVNVNDADTKHFFDNRYGTGQSTLDGIIRATNILLAGKNVVVVGYGWCGKGTALRARGMGANVIVTEIDPIKAIEAVMDGFRVLPMAEAAPQGDIFITVTGNKHVVRGEHFDVMKDGAIVCNSGHFDLELDLKYLAANAKEIKEVRPFTEEYKLTNGKSVVVLGQGRLINLAAAEGHPSAVMDMSFANQALACEYLVKNKGKLAPGLHSIPVEVDQEIARLKLQAMGIYIDSLTPEQIEYINSWTSGT